One Candidatus Nitrotoga arctica genomic window, GATCTCGATGCGGCTGCTCTTGCCGGGCTGCAACAGCTATCTAATGTATCAACCAAAATCGCAGACTTGGAGAATAATATTTGGCCCTATGCTGACTATCACTTCGATGGCATAGTTGTCAGCCGTTATCTGCATCGGCCACTATTACCACGACTGATCGAGTCGCTAAATGCTGGTGGAGTGCTGATTTACGAAACTTTCATGGACGGCAATGAGCGTTTTGGGCGACCTAAAAACCCCGATTTTTTGCTGCGTTCTAACGAGCTATTGGAGTTTTTTTCCCCGCATCTGACAGTCATTGCCTATCAACAAGGCGAGTTTCAAGAGCCAGGTCCCACCGTCATGCAGCGCATTTGCGCAGTGTCTGAAAGGCGCAACCATTAATTCGAGAA contains:
- a CDS encoding class I SAM-dependent methyltransferase yields the protein MTKHNGNTVPLQPEGIPSPWICHYAKLIRSGGQVLDLACGSGRHARWLAANNWRVNAVDLDAAALAGLQQLSNVSTKIADLENNIWPYADYHFDGIVVSRYLHRPLLPRLIESLNAGGVLIYETFMDGNERFGRPKNPDFLLRSNELLEFFSPHLTVIAYQQGEFQEPGPTVMQRICAVSERRNH